CTTTGCCAGAAGGCTCAGAAATGGTGATGCCAGGTGATAACGTCACCATCGTTGTGGATTTGATTACCCCGATCGCGATGGACAAAGAACTACGCTTTGCTATCCGTGAAGGTGGTCATACAGTGGGCGCCGGTGTGGTGTCTGAAATCCTAGAATAGTTTCTTGGCTGTCATCCCGCACTTAATGCGGGATCCAGCCTCGTGCAAAACTGGATCCCGGGTCTACGCCCGGGATGACAGCGAGGTTTTAGGTCGCTAGCTCAATTGGTAGAGTATCGGTTTCCAAAACCGATGGTTAGGGGTTCAAGTCCCTTGCGGCCTGCCAAATATAGAAAGTCTTTTTTAAAGCCCTCTGAGGGCTTTTTTTATTTTGCTATCGAAGGACAGTGCCGGTATTGTGAGCCGCATGCCAGATTTTTCAGGTTTCTACGCCCTGCCTATTGCTGAGCGCCAAGCTCGCCTAGATGTCTCCTTTACCGGCGGGCTTGAGTTTGAAACCGCTGATCAGATGATCGAA
This sequence is a window from Myxococcota bacterium. Protein-coding genes within it:
- the tuf gene encoding elongation factor Tu (EF-Tu; promotes GTP-dependent binding of aminoacyl-tRNA to the A-site of ribosomes during protein biosynthesis; when the tRNA anticodon matches the mRNA codon, GTP hydrolysis results; the inactive EF-Tu-GDP leaves the ribosome and release of GDP is promoted by elongation factor Ts; many prokaryotes have two copies of the gene encoding EF-Tu), with product LPEGSEMVMPGDNVTIVVDLITPIAMDKELRFAIREGGHTVGAGVVSEILE